AACTTCAGTAGTTGTTTTTAGTTTTTAGAAATCGGGGCCAAATCATTTAAGGTAAAACAAATGCCCCAGTCTCAGAAACtctaaaatcaaataattgtaTGCTTTATGAGTGTGAGTTTATCACAAGAAAACAAAGTGAAAGCTATCCTGGCACCATCCCTAGTATGCACTGATATGTACATGCTACCAATTTTTCTCTTAAAGtaaaaattaataaagaatACACCATCAATACACAAATTAAATAGTATTAAATGTCATGTTTTATCGCCGAGAcatttgaatacaaaattgaagcaGTAAGTGCCATTTAATGATTCCCTCAAGCATGTTCCTTATTGTGGCATTCATAATCTGATAACAGCAATTTGTCCTGATATTCATACATCCATATATAATCTTTACAAGGATCATACAAtgaaaacagtattttatttacAGCGAATATAAAAAGTTTGGAAGAGAGAGCAACTGCACTTATATTTCATTTGCCATTGTGTGCTCCTTGTTCGGGGATGAATTTCAGAACTTCAGAAGCAGCTATTAATGGTTGTTTGGAAGACAGAAATTACCTTATAGGAGAGATATATAGAGCAGTCACAGGTAATATTATTGCTGTTCATGTATACTATGTAGGTATTCcatgaaaatattcattactccaaaattaaaaagttatttagaaattcatcaaaaaaaaaaaaaagtctgctaaagtaaatatgaaatatcataGGTATGTGATCAGATTATGGTCAATAAAAACTGAACAAAACTTTTAAGAGTAATTTACTATACACAGAAAAACAAGTCTTTCAATTCTTACATTATCTTAAGACTTGTTCAAAATCCATCTGGCAATTACcaatatatgttaataaattAAAGGTAATGTCATTCTGCATTATAAACAAACTGCTTTGCAACAAACTGCAAGTATAATGAATTGGCCCCAGTATTTTAAGGATAATTACTACATTTTCTATTCAGTATTATCtggaaaataaatatacatatgtcaACACTTGGACATTTCTTGATAATAATGAACAATTTAACACACAAATCACATAACATATACTCATAAAATTATTTGCCTTAgttatttttctctcttttttcaataattttacttaataaggtaaactttgtttaaaatataaggaatatTATGCTTTTTTTTATTGTGGAAGAGCACTTAATACAAAAGTACTATAAACAAAAGACTATATATAATGGGCCTGAATTGGCAATAATACCATCAAGGAGTTTTATcgatttttcaaaattaatcgAGTATTCAATTaatatcatttctattttaatttaattcgaAAGCTAATGAAATCTTGAATTTTCAATGTACAACATTTGtgaaattttaaattgaataaaatttacatgatttttttctgttagaTAGAATTGGCAATGGAAATCAATTGTTACATCAAGTGAGATTTTGAGCATTCATATCCTCTACGTGTATTAATCTCTTTAACATATACTTCAGGTTAATTAAAGAGCCAGGAAAGAGTCTATAGATCAAGGTATTCTTGTTTTATGTACATCTTGGTACAGAGTTATTCACCATAAGGAGTCAATCAGGGTAGGGGAAGAAAGCTTAAATCTAAAGAAATAAACTACAACCAGACTTAAATCTGGCAAATGTCACTAGTGGGTTTCAAATTGGTCAACCAAAGATAGTGGTCTAGAGGTCATATATCTGGACATCTTACAGCCATGACCATCACAGGTATGACCATTAAAGGTGTGACCATCACAGGTATGACCATTAAAGGTGTGACCATCACAGGTATGACCATTAAAGGTGTGACCATCACAGGTATGACCATTAAAGGTGTGACCATCACAGGTATGACCATTAAAGGTGTGACCATCACAGGTATGACCATTAAAGGTGTGACCATCACAGGTATGACCATTAAAGGTGTGACCATCACAGGTATGACCATTAAAGGTGTGACCATCACAGGTATGACCATTAAAGGTGTGACCATCACAGGTATGACCATTAAAGGTGTGACCATCACAGGTATGACCATTAAAGGTGTGACCATCACAGGTATGACCATTAAAGGTGTGACCATCACAGGTATGACCATTAAAGGTGTGACCATCACAGGTATGACCATTAAAGGTGTGACCATCACAGGTATGACCATTAAAGGTGTGACCATCACAGGTATGACCATTAAAGGTGTGACCATCACAGGTATGACCATTAAAGGTGTGACCATCACAGGTATGACCATTAAAGGTGTGACCATCACAGGTATGACCATTAAAGGTGTGACCATCACAGGTATGACCATTAAAGGTGTGACCATCACAGGTATGACCATTAAAGGTGTGACCATCACAGGTATGACCATTAAAGGTGTGACCATCACAGGTATGACCATTAAAGGTGTGACCATCACAGGTATGACCATTAAAGGTGTGACCATCACAGGTATGACCATTAAAGGTGTGACCATCACAGGTATGACCATTGAAGGTGTGACCATCACAGGTATGACCATTAAAGGTGTGACCATCACAGGTATGACCATTAAAGGTGTGACCATCATAGGCGTAACAGCACTTTGATGACCGATATAGTCGACATCATTTTTATAGATATGATTCAGGTTGACTATGTTATCATGCAGTGTTTGATAGTGTGGACGGACACTAGAGTATTTAACCCTTATTATAGTTGGCTACTGTACTACTTAATTCAGTTTAGTGTTTAATATGACTAGATAAAAATTTGATCTCTAAACACATTTCATTTCATCATTAGCAAGGCTCTGACTCAATACAATAGGCAGTttctagaaaaaaatataagaacagtttaaaaattaaaaaactaaatatttttcaatCTAAATCCCCCTATATATCTACCAATCTATGTGTCTAGTATGTTTTTCCCAGCACACCACAGTGTtttttagatattgtaaaattGGACATATCTTGACATTACAGATATAAGCATAAATTAATCATATTACCCTACATCCTAATTCACTGAAAGTCACCTTACAATCAAGAAAGAAGCAAATTTCAGCTacctgaaaacaccaaaagcagaaaaaaagtcattttgaaTGTTTAATTCACTAACTATCTAATTGTATATGCATCTTAAtttcctgaaaaaaaaagaatgaagaTATTATTTTACTACAACATCACACTGTTATTCTAATGTTTATCTATCACAGACAAACTATTATCACACAGAAAGGAATGATATTCTACTGATCGTTCCCCTTAATTATTCTACGAGTGACCATCCACCTTGATTAGGTCATTTATCTTCTGAAAAAACACCCCCTCAATCTTCCTGAATATGGACCAGACTGACTCCTGAGTATTAGAATCTGtccaaattcaaaatattaacatatatttcatGTGTATCATGTGACCAATCCCATTGCCCATAAGGAATTTTGAAAAAAGTGAACTTCAATTTGTTTATCAACTTAATTAGGACTAATTAATTTTAGCCTTGATTAAAATAGGTGATATAGATGTTGACTTTATAACACATCAGGCAGGACTGTAGATGGTCATAAACTTTTCCTTTACATCTTGTATGCCTATATAACAAAGCCAAATTAGTGAAAGTCTAAAtgtaaggtttttttttgtaatatgtgAACTGTGCCAGTTGATCACTAAAACATTAATGATTGAAGAACTTCCTAAATCTATGGATTGGTCATCTAAACATAAGATGATCCAAATTTATAATCACATCAACATTTGACCTTTATTTCCCTTGTAATATATTGAAGGTCGTTTCTGGTATTCACTTATGGTAGCTGGTTATGTTATAAAAAGGATAGTGACAAATCATCATGAAATGATATGGTAAGTTCAGACGGTCATCTAAAGATAGGATCTGAAAACCAGCAACTGATGCCCAGTTAGAGCATCCTTTTGATACAATATTAGAAGTTTGACCTACATATCAGGTCACCCAATGAGATCAGACTATACTATATGGGTCTGTATTAGCTGACAACTTGTAGTAAATTCCTCAGTATAAACTGAGATCAACTCACACAAGTACCACTTGTTGAGATTGGTATTACAGTGGTCACTTCTTATGGTCAGTCTTGGgtaatttattgtatttactTTCACCATATTCGCTGGAAAGGAAGAGGTAGTGGTCACTTCCTTTATAAAGTCAGCCTAAGATCACATATCACATTTGTTGGATTAGAAGTAGTAGTGGTCACTCAGTGGCCACTTCCTATGGTCAGTCTTGAATCACTCATCATACTCGTTGGTGAGGAAGTGGTAGACGAAAGCTGCTCTCATCATATCTTCTTCTCCTTTACCAACAGGGGACTCTTCTCTAACAGACCGCAGTCTCTTTGACGGCACAGGTGAAGGGGGTGGTCGCAGGAATATCTTCCCAAATGTTGTCgctacaaaacatgaaaatgaaataagatcAAAATTGATTGAAATAAGCAATATTGATAAACATTCTGAAAGTGAAACAATTATGTGTTTCACTGATGCATAAAACAAAGGAAAATGTCATCTTCTGACCAAGTTTTCATACAATTAGATGTGATTAACTTTGTGAAAAGTAAAAGCAAATGTTGACCTAATTACTGCAGCCACTACATAAAAGTCTCACTTTCCTGGATGGTGAGACAATTAAATAACTTCACAAGTGCCTCAATTTTATGCTTTGCTGGATTTCTATAAGAAATTCAGGTCAATCAGACCAGTGTTAATCACCCATGAGGTTTaccaaattttcattttgaaattgattttcattCTTTTGACAAAAAACAATAAGACTTGAAAAGACTATAAAAACCTATCCTGAGTTTCTTGAAAAAATTATCTTTTAATAATAAGAACAACCgtagaaaaaaaaagtacatgcatcaattttcaataaaatattcaacttGAAGGAGAGTTTAATATAAGATTTCAGACATCTTATTCTCACTAATCC
The nucleotide sequence above comes from Argopecten irradians isolate NY chromosome 1, Ai_NY, whole genome shotgun sequence. Encoded proteins:
- the LOC138328966 gene encoding secreted effector protein PipB2-like; the protein is MTITGMTIKGVTITGMTIKGVTITGMTIKGVTITGMTIKGVTITGMTIKGVTITGMTIKGVTITGMTIKGVTITGMTIKGVTITGMTIKGVTITGMTIKGVTITGMTIKGVTITGMTIKGVTITGMTIKGVTITGMTIKGVTITGMTIKGVTITGMTIKGVTITGMTIKGVTITGMTIKGVTITGMTIKGVTITGMTIKGVTITGMTIKGVTITGMTIKGVTITGMTIKGVTITGMTIKGVTITGMTIKGVTITGMTIEGVTITGMTIKGVTITGMTIKGVTIIGVTAL